The proteins below come from a single Rhizobium tropici CIAT 899 genomic window:
- a CDS encoding efflux transporter outer membrane subunit, with translation MVSIRTAAPALLLVLAGCVSGPDHKPPEMPLPAKFSEGGTKANGDIAGSQWWTAFGDTKLNAFAAQGLAQNLTIQQSLERINQAEAAVVTAGAGGLPSLTVLGDNTTSGQKGGSRVSSSAGRRNTTTGTASASWLLDLWGQYRRATESANASVDAAYSSVDVARLTYLQDLANSYVNARYYQRLISIAQENLKSRRDTLSLTKFQLEAGAASRLDVVQAEGLVNQTLALVPGYEISYRQQVHHIATLLNVPSSTIIAQMQGGGRQPIFRGSVRTGVPADLIRNRPDIRVAERQLAASTAQIGVAEAKLFPSITLSGSISPTYVHTSAASGGLTTWSFGPSLNLPIFDGGALRAGVKSAESTSRENYLAWQSTVRSAIEDVENALSAVSRDAQTVAALQAQVKSYQEALQLSTASYKDGASSLLDVLDAQRNVTSAQQSLAQAVQQSALDYISLNVNIGAGYVPADKAIAAAGPTRAKAEAIKVAAKKAM, from the coding sequence ATGGTTTCCATTCGTACTGCCGCCCCCGCCCTGCTGCTTGTTTTGGCAGGTTGCGTCAGCGGCCCAGACCATAAGCCACCGGAAATGCCTCTCCCGGCCAAATTCTCGGAGGGTGGTACGAAGGCGAACGGCGATATCGCCGGCTCGCAATGGTGGACCGCTTTCGGCGACACCAAGCTGAATGCCTTCGCCGCACAGGGACTTGCCCAGAACTTGACCATCCAGCAGTCGCTGGAACGCATCAACCAGGCGGAAGCTGCCGTCGTCACAGCAGGTGCAGGCGGTCTCCCGAGCCTCACCGTGTTAGGCGACAACACGACCAGCGGTCAAAAGGGTGGCTCGCGGGTTTCTTCGTCGGCTGGACGGCGGAATACGACGACGGGAACCGCTTCGGCTTCCTGGCTGCTCGACCTCTGGGGTCAGTATCGCCGCGCTACGGAAAGCGCCAATGCTTCGGTCGACGCCGCCTATTCCAGTGTCGACGTTGCACGCCTGACATATCTGCAGGATCTCGCCAACAGCTATGTCAATGCCCGCTATTACCAGAGGCTCATCTCGATCGCGCAGGAAAACCTGAAGTCGCGGCGCGATACGCTTTCTCTGACCAAGTTCCAGCTCGAAGCCGGTGCGGCTTCCCGCCTCGACGTGGTCCAGGCCGAGGGCCTCGTCAACCAGACGCTGGCGCTGGTGCCCGGTTATGAAATCAGCTATCGCCAGCAAGTGCACCACATCGCGACGCTGCTCAACGTTCCTTCGTCGACGATTATCGCGCAAATGCAGGGCGGCGGCAGGCAGCCGATCTTCCGCGGCAGCGTCCGCACCGGTGTTCCGGCCGACCTCATCCGCAACCGTCCTGATATTCGCGTTGCAGAGCGTCAGCTTGCTGCCTCGACGGCCCAGATCGGCGTGGCGGAAGCCAAGCTCTTCCCGTCGATCACCCTCAGCGGCTCGATTTCGCCGACCTATGTCCATACATCGGCAGCGAGCGGCGGCCTGACCACCTGGTCGTTCGGCCCATCGCTGAACCTGCCGATCTTCGACGGCGGCGCCCTGCGTGCCGGCGTCAAGAGCGCTGAATCGACAAGCCGCGAGAACTATCTCGCCTGGCAGTCGACGGTACGCTCGGCGATCGAAGACGTTGAAAACGCGCTCTCGGCCGTCAGCCGCGACGCACAGACGGTCGCTGCGTTGCAGGCTCAGGTCAAGTCCTACCAGGAAGCCCTGCAGCTCTCGACGGCAAGCTACAAGGACGGCGCATCCTCGCTGCTCGACGTTCTCGATGCCCAGCGCAACGTGACCTCAGCCCAGCAGAGCCTGGCGCAGGCTGTCCAGCAGAGCGCTCTCGACTACATCTCGCTG
- a CDS encoding phosphoribosylaminoimidazolesuccinocarboxamide synthase, with amino-acid sequence MRTLSEAYFPELPNYYRGKVRENYDLPDGSRIIISTDRLSAFDRILTCIPYKGQVLTQTARYWFEQTRDICPNHVIDYPDPNVVVGKRLNILPVEVVVRGYLAGTTGTSILTLYKKGQREMYGITLPDGMRDNQILPQPIITPTSKEFDGGHDEPLTPKQIVEGGLLTQQQWQTLTNYAFALFARGQEIARKRGLILVDTKYEFGTDENGTIILADEIHTPDSSRYWLADSYEDRFKNGVRPESFDKDFVRAWVTERCDPYKDEIPEIPRELVEETSKVYIRAYEAITGITFVPDDRGATPLDRVRASLVRYFP; translated from the coding sequence TTGCGAACTCTCTCCGAAGCCTATTTTCCGGAATTGCCCAACTACTATCGCGGCAAGGTGCGCGAAAATTACGATCTGCCCGACGGCAGCCGCATCATCATCAGCACCGACCGGTTGAGCGCGTTCGACCGCATCCTCACCTGCATTCCCTATAAGGGCCAGGTGCTGACACAGACCGCCCGCTACTGGTTCGAGCAGACACGTGACATCTGCCCCAACCACGTGATCGACTATCCCGACCCGAACGTGGTGGTCGGCAAGCGGCTGAATATCCTGCCTGTCGAGGTCGTCGTTCGCGGCTATCTCGCCGGCACCACCGGGACCTCGATCCTGACGCTCTACAAGAAGGGTCAGCGCGAGATGTACGGCATCACCCTGCCGGATGGCATGCGCGACAACCAGATCCTGCCGCAGCCGATCATTACCCCGACGAGCAAGGAATTCGACGGCGGTCATGACGAGCCTCTGACGCCGAAGCAGATCGTCGAGGGCGGGCTTCTGACACAGCAGCAGTGGCAGACGCTGACGAATTATGCTTTTGCCCTGTTCGCGCGCGGACAGGAAATCGCCCGCAAGCGGGGGCTGATCCTCGTCGATACCAAATATGAGTTCGGGACCGATGAAAACGGCACCATCATCCTTGCCGACGAAATCCACACGCCCGACAGCAGCCGCTATTGGCTGGCCGACAGCTACGAGGACCGCTTCAAGAACGGTGTGCGCCCCGAAAGCTTCGACAAGGATTTCGTGCGGGCCTGGGTCACGGAGCGCTGCGATCCCTATAAGGACGAGATCCCCGAAATTCCACGGGAGTTGGTCGAGGAGACGTCCAAGGTCTATATACGCGCCTATGAAGCGATCACCGGCATAACTTTCGTGCCCGATGATCGCGGCGCAACGCCGCTTGACCGGGTTCGCGCAAGCCTCGTCCGCTATTTCCCTTAG
- a CDS encoding phosphoribosyltransferase — protein MQPHDFWQELDAPGTFDPMAERADFHVAELPDGRQLRLPIRVLADGEHALASLIVNQASFIVLDALAETLAKRMAAYDIDVIAGLPTLGLTLAAAVARALGHTRYVPLGTSRKFWYREELSVPLSSITTPNQEKRLYIDPRMLPLLEGKRVALIDDVISSGASIVAGLSLLTSCGIEPVVIGAAMLQSERWRDRVDLGAKRWSEKIIGVFSTPLLEWSGSGWRRPS, from the coding sequence ATGCAACCTCATGACTTCTGGCAGGAGCTGGATGCGCCGGGCACCTTCGATCCAATGGCGGAGCGTGCGGATTTCCACGTGGCCGAGCTGCCGGACGGGCGGCAATTGCGGCTGCCGATCCGCGTGCTCGCCGACGGCGAACATGCGCTGGCGTCGTTGATTGTCAATCAGGCAAGCTTCATCGTGTTGGACGCTCTTGCGGAGACGCTTGCGAAGCGAATGGCAGCGTATGATATCGATGTCATTGCCGGATTGCCCACACTCGGCCTGACGCTGGCGGCGGCAGTGGCCCGCGCACTCGGCCATACGCGCTACGTGCCGCTCGGAACATCGCGTAAATTCTGGTACCGCGAGGAGCTTTCGGTCCCGCTCTCCTCCATCACCACGCCAAACCAGGAGAAGCGTCTTTATATAGACCCGCGCATGCTGCCGCTGCTGGAAGGAAAGCGCGTCGCGCTGATCGACGATGTGATCTCCAGCGGCGCCTCGATCGTTGCAGGTCTTTCTCTTTTAACGTCCTGCGGCATCGAGCCCGTGGTGATCGGCGCGGCGATGCTGCAATCCGAACGCTGGCGGGATCGTGTCGATCTAGGCGCCAAGCGCTGGAGCGAGAAAATCATCGGCGTGTTTTCGACACCTCTTCTCGAATGGAGCGGAAGCGGCTGGCGTCGGCCGAGCTGA
- a CDS encoding pseudouridine synthase produces the protein MSQRQSPQRSGKATRRTPEPEGKRVTLPRALSKLGYCSRTQAEALIVAGRVTVDGRLISDPAIWVDLEHSKFAVDGIEISAEKKLYFMLNKPRGLVTTRDDPEGRPTVYDCLREIDARHLAPVGRLDKASEGLLLFTNNTVLAQALLDPVSHVGKAYHVQVDRIMDLEQLARMERGIVDDGELLTASSVRLLRSGDRNSWIEVELKEGRNRQIRRMLEALGIECLRLVRVAFGDIALGDLPKGGVRALTEAEILSLHRRAGMKVNR, from the coding sequence TTGAGCCAAAGGCAATCACCGCAGAGATCCGGCAAAGCGACAAGGCGCACCCCAGAGCCGGAAGGCAAGCGTGTGACCTTGCCACGGGCGCTTTCGAAGCTTGGCTATTGCTCGCGCACGCAGGCGGAAGCGTTGATCGTCGCCGGCCGCGTGACCGTGGACGGCCGCCTGATCTCCGATCCTGCCATCTGGGTCGATCTGGAGCATTCGAAGTTCGCGGTCGACGGCATCGAGATATCAGCCGAAAAGAAGCTCTATTTCATGCTGAACAAGCCGCGCGGGCTGGTGACGACGCGCGACGATCCCGAAGGACGGCCGACCGTTTATGATTGCCTGAGGGAGATCGATGCCCGCCACCTCGCGCCCGTCGGCCGCCTTGACAAGGCGAGCGAGGGATTGCTGCTCTTCACCAACAACACGGTATTGGCGCAGGCCCTGCTCGACCCCGTCAGCCATGTCGGCAAGGCCTATCATGTGCAGGTCGACCGCATCATGGACCTGGAACAGCTGGCACGCATGGAGCGTGGCATCGTCGACGATGGTGAACTCCTGACCGCGAGCTCGGTCCGGCTGCTGCGCAGCGGCGACCGCAACAGCTGGATCGAGGTGGAGCTGAAGGAAGGGCGTAATCGCCAGATCCGTCGCATGCTGGAGGCGCTTGGCATCGAATGCCTGCGGCTGGTGCGCGTTGCCTTTGGCGACATCGCGCTTGGCGATTTGCCGAAGGGCGGCGTGCGCGCCTTGACCGAGGCCGAAATCCTGAGCCTGCACCGGCGCGCCGGAATGAAAGTCAATCGATAG
- a CDS encoding response regulator — protein sequence MVSASLLLVEDDREIRALLEEFLSREGFAVQAADSAAAMDRILSKGFPDLIILDLMLPGEDGLSACRRIRTRSKVPILMLTAKTEDIDRILGLEMGADDYLGKPFNPRELLARIRAILRRSGPERPEDAGIPSRRKSFAGLIVDLDGRVIEMDGERVVHLTTAEFDLLVCFLERPRRVLSREQLLDWTRGRGADPFDRTIDVTVSRLRTKLGHCLPDGAQIITTVRNAGYLLTRDVKDV from the coding sequence ATGGTTTCCGCATCGCTGCTTCTGGTCGAAGACGACCGCGAGATTAGGGCGCTCCTGGAGGAGTTCCTGAGCCGTGAAGGTTTTGCCGTACAGGCCGCCGACAGCGCCGCGGCTATGGATCGCATTCTATCCAAGGGCTTCCCCGATCTGATCATCCTCGATCTGATGCTGCCGGGTGAAGATGGTCTCTCCGCATGCCGGCGCATCCGCACCCGCAGCAAGGTGCCTATCCTGATGCTGACGGCGAAAACCGAAGATATCGATCGCATTCTCGGCCTCGAAATGGGCGCCGATGACTATCTCGGCAAGCCTTTCAACCCGCGCGAGCTCCTGGCACGCATCCGCGCCATTCTCCGCCGCTCCGGTCCGGAGCGGCCGGAAGATGCCGGCATTCCATCACGGCGCAAAAGCTTCGCCGGATTGATCGTCGATCTCGACGGCCGGGTGATCGAGATGGATGGCGAGCGTGTCGTGCATCTGACGACCGCCGAGTTCGATCTGCTCGTCTGCTTCCTCGAAAGACCGCGCCGCGTGCTGTCGCGCGAGCAATTGCTCGACTGGACGCGCGGCCGTGGCGCCGATCCTTTCGATCGGACGATCGATGTTACGGTCTCCCGCCTGCGCACCAAGCTTGGCCATTGCCTGCCTGATGGCGCTCAGATCATCACCACGGTGCGCAATGCCGGCTATCTCCTTACAAGGGACGTGAAGGATGTCTGA
- a CDS encoding ATP-binding protein, translated as MLKLGLVARIIMIVAVALFIIQLAAFAAAQLKPDTPFNPERSPAKQVKTAIRLLDAIPPEAQQAAVRALNANGLAIHLADPPAMGQTGEASNLTLTEKLAREFAAIALGNRYFNMRSLSEKPRGWFSVGASDRIVEVSIGVAGGKIAVFNLPETPTVRLNGIPIGLIGGILGILVAVIAIAAVARETRPLTRLSRTVNSIGNGLQPVHIPERGACELRLLIKAINAMQLRIAALVSNRTLILGAISHDLRTYLTRFRLRMEMMPETPHRERAIADVEAMQRLVEDALGFARSTVISDGKTIVDLDAAIQGHLAERQDGQGLVGFMPIGQPIAVAMTETALVRVLDNLMDNALRYGGRADIVVGRRGDHDAIIVGDRGPGIPAERRKEVLEPFVRLEESRNRDLGGSGLGLAIVRQILDAHGGTLCLEDREGGGLNAVVLLPPMMMEREAA; from the coding sequence ATGCTGAAACTCGGTCTGGTCGCCCGCATCATCATGATTGTGGCCGTGGCGCTGTTCATCATTCAGCTTGCGGCCTTTGCGGCCGCACAGCTGAAGCCGGATACGCCGTTCAATCCGGAGCGGTCGCCCGCCAAACAGGTGAAGACTGCGATCCGTCTTCTCGATGCCATTCCGCCCGAGGCGCAGCAGGCGGCCGTGCGGGCACTGAATGCTAATGGCCTGGCGATCCACCTGGCCGATCCGCCGGCCATGGGCCAAACGGGGGAGGCGTCCAATCTGACGCTTACCGAGAAGCTCGCCCGCGAATTTGCCGCGATCGCGCTCGGCAACCGCTATTTTAACATGCGGTCGCTTTCCGAAAAGCCACGGGGCTGGTTTTCCGTCGGTGCGTCGGACAGGATCGTGGAGGTGTCGATCGGCGTTGCCGGCGGCAAGATCGCCGTCTTCAATCTGCCCGAAACGCCGACGGTGCGATTGAACGGTATTCCCATCGGCCTCATTGGCGGCATCCTCGGCATACTGGTCGCCGTGATCGCCATTGCCGCCGTCGCGCGGGAAACCCGGCCCCTGACGCGCCTGTCGCGAACCGTCAACTCGATCGGCAATGGTCTGCAGCCGGTTCATATTCCCGAAAGAGGCGCCTGCGAGTTGCGTCTGTTGATCAAGGCGATCAATGCCATGCAGTTGCGCATCGCCGCGCTCGTCAGCAACCGCACCCTCATTCTCGGAGCGATCTCGCACGATCTGAGGACCTACCTCACCCGCTTCCGTCTGCGCATGGAAATGATGCCGGAAACGCCGCATCGCGAGCGGGCGATCGCCGATGTCGAGGCCATGCAGCGGCTGGTGGAGGATGCGCTCGGCTTTGCCCGCAGCACCGTCATCTCGGACGGCAAGACCATTGTCGATCTCGACGCTGCCATCCAGGGTCACCTCGCCGAGCGGCAGGACGGCCAGGGCCTGGTAGGTTTCATGCCGATCGGGCAGCCGATTGCCGTCGCGATGACGGAGACTGCTCTCGTTCGAGTGCTTGATAATCTCATGGACAATGCGCTGCGTTATGGCGGCCGGGCCGATATTGTCGTCGGGCGCCGTGGTGATCATGATGCCATCATCGTTGGCGATCGTGGACCGGGTATTCCCGCGGAGCGGCGCAAGGAGGTCCTCGAACCGTTCGTGCGGCTGGAGGAATCGCGCAACCGTGATCTCGGAGGCAGCGGGCTTGGTTTGGCGATCGTCCGTCAGATCCTCGATGCGCATGGCGGCACGCTCTGTCTGGAAGACCGCGAAGGAGGCGGATTGAATGCCGTCGTCCTTTTGCCGCCGATGATGATGGAAAGAGAGGCAGCTTGA